The Bacillus sp. F19 DNA segment GATCAAATCTCCACATTCAAATTATTATAGCATTTTTTTGGACAGGGCTGAATAAATTGACATTATAAGAGATTGTCCTACTATTCCACGTATTGAGAGGTGTAAAAAAAATTCATGAAATGGCATGAAATTGGACCGGAAGAAGTACTTCAGTCAATTAATACAAGCAGAGAAAACGGATTAACTGAAAAAGATGTTCAAAACAGAGTGAAGCATCACGGTTTCAATGAACTTAAGGAAGCTGAAAAACCTTCAGCATTTTTATTATTTCTGGAGCAGTTTAAAGATTTTATGGTACTGGTTTTGTTAGCGGCAACACTGATCTCGGGTCTGCTGGGCGAATATATTGATGCCATTGCAATCATTGCCATCGTTTTAATTAATGGCATACTTGGTTTTTTTCAGGAACGGCGGGCGGAAAAATCACTTGAAGCATTAAAAGAGATGTCAGCGCCTCAAGTACAGGCTCTCAGAGAAGGCGAATGGACAAGAATTCAATCAAAGGATCTAGTACCTGGAGATATCGTGAAATTTACGAGCGGGGACAGAATCGGCGCGGATCTTCGCTTAATCGAAGCAAAAAGCCTTGAGATAGAAGAATCGGCTTTAACAGGAGAGTCGCTTCCTGTTTCTAAATTTACGAATGCTTTGTCAGATGGTCATACGGGTATTGGGGATTTAACCAATATGGCCTTTATGGGAACTTTAGTAACGCGCGGCAATGGCGTTGGCGTTGTTGTTGCAACGGGCATGAATACGGCGATGGGTCAGATTGCCGACTTGCTTCAATCTGCTGAGACTCTGGAAACACCGCTTCAGAGAAGACTTGAGCAGCTCGGGAAAATCTTAATTGTTGTGGCTCTTGCGTTAACTTTTTTAGTAGTCGCCGTCGGGGTTATTCAAGGTCATGAGCTTTATGATATGTTTCTTGCAGGTGTGTCTCTTGCAGTGGCTGCAATTCCGGAAGGACTCCCTGCCATCGTAACCGTTGCTTTGTCTCTTGGTGTTCAGAGGATGATCAAACAAAGGTCGATTGTCAGAAAGCTGCCCGCTGTTGAAACGCTTGGCTGTGCATCCGTTATATGTTCAGATAAGACCGGGACAATGACACAAAATAAGATGACCGTTACTCATATTTGGTCAGGCGGACGCGAATGGCAGCTGAGCGGAGCAGGATATCAGCCTAAAGGTGAATTCTTCGTGAATGAACAAAAGGTTTTGGTGAAGGATAATAAATCCCTTCAGCAAATTCTCACATTCGGCATGCTTTGCAATACAGCAAACATTTATGAAAAAGATGATGACTACATTCTGGACGGAGATCCGACAGAAGGAGCACTTGTTGTTGCGGCGATGAAAGCAGGACTCTCAAAAGAAGCGCTGTCAAAGCAATTTAAAATTATAGAAGAATTTCCGTTTGACTCAATTCGGAAGATGATGAGCGTCATTATCGAGGATAAAAACGGGAAGCGCTTTGTTATCACAAAAGGTGCACCGGATATTTTGCTTCAGAAATTAGATTTTGTGCTATGGGACGAAAAACAGCACTATATGTCTGCAAAATACGAAACAAAAATAAATGAAGCAATCGACAATCTGGCATCTCAAGCATTAAGGACAATTGCTGTTGCCTTTAAGCCTGTCTCTGCCCAGGCCATTTATCATCAGCATGAAGCTGAAAAGAATTTGGTTTTTTTAGGACTGCAGGGAATGATCGATCCGCCGCGTCCTGAAGTGAAACAAGCAGTGAAAGAATGCAGACAGGCTGGAATAAAAACAGTGATGATCACAGGTGACCATGTCAATACTGCCAGAGCCATAGCTAAACAGCTGGATCTCTTGCCGGCGAATGGAAAAGTAATAGATGGAGCGGCTCTGTCAGCTATGCCAAATGAACAGCTTGTACAGATTGTAGATGGTATTTATGTGTTTGCAAGGGTATCGCCTGAGCATAAGCTGAAAATAGTAAAAGCGCTTCAAAACAGAGGGCACATAGTTGCCATGACAGGGGACGGAGTAAACGATGCCCCTGCCATAAAAGCTGCTGATATTGGCATTTCAATGGGGATAACAGGAACAGATGTAGCAAAAGAAGCATCTGCACTTATTTTAGTAGATGATAATTTTGCAACGATCAAGCTTGCTATTAAAGAAGGCCGGAATATTTATGAAAACATAAGAAAGTTTATTAGATATCTGCTTGCTTCAAACGTTGGAGAAATTCTGGTTATGCTTTTTGCCATGCTGCTCGCTCTTCCCCTGCCTCTTGTTCCGATCCAGATCCTGTGGGTCAATCTTGTGACAGATGGTCTGCCTGCGATGGCTCTCGGTTTAGATCAGCCAGAGGGAGATTTAATGCAGAGGAAGCCGAGGCATCATAAAGAAGGGGTATTTGCACGGGGCCTTGGATGGAAAGTCATTTCGAGGGGATTCCTGATCGGAATTGTGACCCTTGCGGCATTTATGATTGTCTATCACAGAGATCCTGACAATTTAATTTATGCCCAGACGATTGCGTTTGCAACATTGGTCATGGCTCAATTGATTCATGTGTTTGACTGCAGAAGCGAACGTTCAGTATTTTTAAGAAATCCGTTTGAGAACCTTTATCTAGTCGGCGCGGTTATTTCATCCGTGCTGCTGATGCTTTCAGTAATCTACTACGCACCGATGCAGCCGATATTCCATACAGTGCCAATCATGGCTCGAGACTGGCTCTTGGTGCTTGGATTATCAGCCATTCCAACTTTTTTGCTGGCAGGGTCACTTTTAACAAGAAAAAAAAGTTAAAATATGCTATAATTCGAAAGGTAATAGCTGAGTCTATTACCTTTTCTTTTGTTAGAAGCTCTTTTTGGCACAGAACCAGGGAGCATTTCTTATGATTTGATCAAAGAATTGGATGTGGAATAAATGGTGTGCAGCATGACAGGATATGGGCGTTCATCAATCGGGAATGATAAACTGACCATTACAGCCGAAATGAAATCGGTTAATCACCGTTTTTTTGAAATTAACGTAAGAATGCCTAGACAATTGATGTCCATTGAGGATAAAATCAAAAAAGTGATCTCTTCTATCATTTATAGAGGACGCGTTGAATTATACATAACAATTGAAGGCGAATCATTGGCAGACCGGTTTATCGAAGTTGATTGGAACCTGCTTGATCAATACGTTCAGGCAGCTGCTTCGATGCGAAACCGGTATGATTTACATAATGAATTGCAGCTTTCTGATCTCCTTGAGCTGGACAATATTTTTACAATTGGAGAACAGGAAAAAGGTAATGAAGAAATACAATCTATGATCTTTGAAGCCGTGCAGGATGCGGCAAAAAAGCTGAAAGAAATGAGATCGGCAGAAGGCGCACATTTGAAAAGCGATTTGCTGAAGCAGCTGTCAATTTTGGAATCATATGTGTCTGATATTGAGAAATATGCACCTCAAGTCGTTATCCGCTATAAACAAAGGCTGGAAAAAAAGATGGCCGAACTCTCAGAAGGCGCAATTGATGAAAGCAGAATTATAACAGAGGCTGCCCTTTTTGCAGACAGAGCGGACATTGCAGAAGAGATTACGAGAATTAGAAGCCACCTCTCACAATTCCGTGAAACGATGCAAAAAGAAGAATCAATTGGAAGAAAATTAGATTTCCTTGTTCAGGAGCTGAATAGAGAAGCGAACACAATCGGTTCTAAAGCAAATGACAAAGATATTGCCAAATGTTCAGTTGAACTGAAAAGTGTCATAGAAAGATTAAAAGAGCAAGTTCAAAATATTGAATAAACAGCAGTTAAATCGTTTATAATGGGCCAATTAGGGCAAAAATAGTTTTGTCGTTTACTAGGGGGAGCGAATAGATGAGTATTAAGTTAATTAATATTGGCTTCGGCAATATCGTCTCAGCCAACCGCATTATTTCCATTGTAAGTCCTGAATCGGCTCCGATTAAAAGGATCATTCAAGACGCTCGTGACCGCGCCATGCTTATTGATGCGACATATGGACGCAGAACGAGAGCGGTCGTGATTATGGACAGTGATCACATTATACTATCTGCGGTACAGCCCGAAACGGTTGCCCACAGGCTTTCAAATAAAGACGAGTTAACAGATGAAGGGTAGGGAAAGTTCTGGATATGAAAGAAAGAGGATTACTCATCGTGCTTTCGGGTCCTTCTGGTGTTGGTAAAGGTACTGTGCGAAAGGCTATCTTTTCACAGAATGATACAGATTTTCAATATTCCATCAGCATGACGACGCGCAAGCCGCGCGAAGGAGAAGTTGACGGAGTTGATTATTTCTTTAAATCAAAAGAAGAATTCGAACAATTAATTAAAGAAGAACGTTTATTGGAATGGGCAGAGTTCGTCGGCAATTACTATGGAACGCCGATTGACTATGTGGAGAAAACGTTAAGCGAGGGAAGAGATGTTTTCCTTGAAATTGAAGTTCAGGGAGCATTGCAGGTGCGAAAGGCATTTCCGGAAGGGTTATTCATCTTCCTTATGCCGCCAAGCTTAAGCGAGCTTAAAAACCGCATTGTCACCCGCGGAACGGAATCACAGGATATCATCAATAATCGCATGAAGGTTGCTAAAGAAGAAATTGAGATGATGGATGCTTACGATTACGTCGTTGAAAATGATCAGGTCGATCTTGCCTGCGGACGCATTCGGGCGATTGTCACAGCTGAACATTGCAGACGTGATCGCATTGCACTTCGTTATAAGAAAATGCTGGAGGTTGAATAATTAATATGTTATATCCATCTATTGATAAACTCATGAACAAACTTGATTCTAAATATACACTTGTAACAGTGGCGGCAAGACGCGCACGTGAAATGCAGGAAAATCATGATCAGCAAATCGTGAAGCCTGTCTCTTATAAATATGTCGGCAAAGCACTGGAAGAAATTAATTCAGGATTGCTGGATTATGAAAAACAAGACTAATTAAATGGCACTTTAAAATAACAACCTGAAACAAATTGGGTTGTTATTTTTCATAGTTGAAGAATTTTATAAAGCTAATAGGCTGTGGATGATGAAATTGAGTTATCTCATCCAGATGAGGCGCCTAAAACCCCGTCAGAACGAATCTGCCTGTCGGATCTGTCCAAGGCGCCTCCGCTTTTGTTCTTCTGCATGATTCGCAGCTATAATAGGTACAATGACTTTGGTGGGGGAATGTGAAATGAAGGGAAAGAAAATTCTCCTTTGCGTAAGCGGAGGAATTGCCGTCTATAAAGCAGCAGCCTTAACAAGCAAAATCATTCAGGCTGGAGCTGAAATTAAAGTAATCATGACACGCTCAGCACGTGAATTTGTCAACCCGTTGACCTTTCAGGCTCTGTCAAGAAATGACGTTTATTTTGATACATTTGACGAGAAAAATCCTGCAGTTATTTCACACATCGATCTTGCGGATTGGGCAGATCTGGTTGTGGTTGCTCCGGCCACTGCTAATACAATCGGTAAATTAGCAAATGGAATCGCGGACGATATGCTGACAACTACTTTGCTTGCGACAACTGCACCGGTCTGGATTGCTCCTGCTATGAATGTTCATATGTATGACAATCCGGCTGTTCAGAAAAACATACTCGCGTTATCCCAATATGGGTATCAATTTATTGAGCCAAGCGAAGGCTATTTAGCCTGCGGATATGTCGGGAAAGGAAGACTTGAAGAACCTGAGAAAATTGTCTCTTTAATAGAAGGATTTTTTGCTGGTAAAGAAATTCAGCCTTTAAAAGGCAGGAAAGTTATGATTACTGCGGGTCCAACCCGTGAAAAGGTAGATCCCGTCCGTTATTTTACCAATCATTCTTCAGGGAAAATGGGCTATGCCATTGCAGAAGCGGCAAATCAAATGGGTGCTGAGGTTATATTAATCTCTGGTCCTGTCACGATTGCTCCTCCTTCAGGAGTGGGGGTCATTAAAGTTGAATCAGCGGAAGACATGCATCAGGAAGTATTGAAACGCTACAGTGAAATGGATATTGTCATTAAATCTGCGGCAGTTGCAGATTATCGTCCTCGCAACGTTTCTGATCAAAAAATGAAAAAACAGGACGGACCTTTAACCATAGAAATGGAACGTACAAAAGATATTTTAAAGGACCTTGGAGAGCGAAAAGAAAATCAGGTTCTAGTCGGATTCGCTGCTGAAACGGAAAATGTGGAGGACTATGCATTAAGAAAACTCCGGAAAAAAAATCTGGATATGATTGTGGCTAACAACGTAACGCTCGCTGGAGCTGGTTTTGGGACAGATACAAATATTGTGACAATGTACAAAAAGAGCGGAGAAAAAATTGAGCTTCCTGTGCTATCTAAGCAAGAAGTAGCAAAGAAAATTTTAGAAGAAGTCAGCCGTTTTAATAAAGGAGTATAAATCATGAGGTTTGCCAGCGTAATCGTTGATGTGAAAGCGATGCAGACAGACAGAGCATTTGATTATCGGATTCCTGATAAATGGACAGGTTTTATTAAACCCGGAATGCGTGTAATCGTGCCATTTGGCCCCCGCAAAGTTCAGGGGTTTGTGATTGGCCTTAAAAATGAAAGTGAATTTGAACGGGTAAAGCCAATCGCTGAAGTGATGGATATCACGCCTGCATTAACAAAGGAACTGCTGGGTATCGGCCATTGGCTTACTCAAACAACGTTATGCTTCAAGATTTCAGCTTTCCAGGCCATGCTGCCGGCTGCGATGAAAGCGAAATATGAGAAGGAAATTGTCCTTGTTTCTGAGGAATACAGACCAAACCTTCATCCAAAAGTCCTTCCATGGTTTCAAAGCAGAAAAAGCATTTATTGGAAAGACATCGAAAAAAGCGACTCTGTAAAAGAATTTCAAATGGAAATCGAACGGGGAGTCCTTGAAGTTATTTATCAAGTAAAACAAAAGAATAAAAAAAAGACTCAAAAGTACATCACTTCAAATACTGATCTAGACGAACTAAAAAAAGAATCAGATTTATGTTCTGCGCAAGCAGCAAAACAAAAGCTCATTCTTGATTACTTTATTCAAAACAGCGGTATATCTGTGCCGCTTCAGGAACTCCTTTTGCAATTGAACATAACAGACTCTCCTGTGAAAACGCTCATTAAGAAGAAATTGCTAAGGGAAGAGAATATAGAGGTTTATCGTGACCCTTATGAGGACCGCACCTTCAAAAAGACAGAATCGCTTGCACTGACAGCTGAGCAGCAGACTGCGATTACTCCAATCCTGACCTCGGTTGAACAAAACCGGCATGATGTGTTTTTAATGTATGGCGTAACAGGAAGCGGGAAAACAGAGGTTTATCTGCAGTCTATCGAGGCGGTCCTGAGGCAGGGGAAAGAAGCGATCGTTCTCGTTCCTGAGATTTCGCTTACTCCGCAAATGGTCAATCGATTTAAAGGAAGATTCGGTTCGCTTGTGGCCGTGCTGCACAGCGGTCTTTCAGTCGGAGAAAAGTACGATGAATGGAGAAAGATTCATCGCGGTGAGGTAAAACTTGTCGTTGGAGCAAGATCTGCGGTGTTCGCTCCTTTTACTAATCTTGGTATGATTATTATTGATGAGGAACACGAAGGAAGTTATAAGCAAGAAGAGAATCCACGCTACCATGCGCGGGATGTCGCCATTTACCGTGCAAAATTTCATGAATGTCCTGTTGTTTTGGGGAGTGCAACTCCCTCACTAGAATCCTTTGCAAGAGCAGGAAAAGAAGTTTATCAGCTGCTTGCCTTAAAAGAACGTGTCAACAATCGTCCGCTGCCCCAAGTTGAAGTGATTGATATGAGGGATGAATTAAGAAGCGGGAACAGAACCATGTTTTCATCTTCTTTGCTTGAGAAGCTTCAGGACCGTATGGCAAAAGGGGAGCAATCCGTCTTATTTTTAAATAAACGGGGCTATTCTTCTTTTGTCATGTGCAGAGACTGCGGTTGTGTGACCGGCTGTCCGCATTGTGATATTTCATTAACCTATCATAAACATGGATCTCAATTAAAATGCCATTATTGCGGGCATGAGGAGCCGATGCCAAAGGTATGCCCTGAATGCAGCAGCGAACATATCCGTTTCTTTGGAACGGGAACCCAGCGGGTTGAAGAAGAGCTTGCAAAAGTACTGCCGGAAGCAAGAATCATCCGTATGGATGTAGATACGACCGGACGGAAGGGCTCTCATGAAAAGTTACTGACACAGTTTGGCAATAAAGAGGCAGATATCCTTTTAGGAACGCAAATGATTGCTAAGGGGCTGGATTTTCCCGATGTAACCCTTGTAGGAGTTTTAACTGCAGATACGATGCTGCATTTGCCTGATTTCCGCTCAGCTGAAAAAACCTTTCAGCTTCTGACACAAGTAAGCGGCAGAGCAGGCAGGCACAAATTACCGGGTGAAGTTGTCATTCAGTCCTATTCACCTGAGCATTACAGCATTCAGCTTGCAAGCCATCATGATTATGATTCTTTTTATAATCAGGAAATGCTTACAAGAAAGCAGCATGCCTATCCTCCTTTTTACTATCTTGCATTAGTAACTGTTTCTCATCCCGATCTCCTGAAGGCTGTTTCCGTAACTGAGAAAATTGCGAAGCATCTGAATCAAAGACTTTCAGATACCGTCCAGATTCTTGGACCTGTAGCTTCACCTATTCCAAGGATAAACGATAGATATCGGTATCAATGCATGATAAAATACAAGCGGGAAGAAAATCTGCACGCATCGCTTAAAATGATTATCGAACGTTATCAGCAGGATATGAATAAAAATCAATTATCCATCAGTATTGATTTAAATCCAAATACACTCATGTAGGGTTTAGATGCTTCATATGCGTCTAAACTAATGAATAGAAAAGGGAAGCGCCTGCATAGCTCAAGCATGACGAGTTTCTTGCCTAGTAGCTGGCCGATTTCGCTTGCCGTCAATGCAAAAAAATTATATTTAAATAAAGACAAACCTGGAGGATGTTTCATTGGCTATTAAACCAATTGTATTGCACCCGGCAGAAGTGCTCGAGCAAGTTTGCGAACCTGTCACCGTCTTTGACAGAAAGCTGTCAAAGTTATTAAAAGACATGTATGATACAATGATTGAACTTGACGGAGTGGGCCTTGCAGCTCCTCAAGTGGGAATTCCCATTCAAGCTGCTGTTGTTGATATAGATGACCAACATGGAACAATCGAACTGATTAATCCCGTTATTATAGAAAAGCGCGGTTCTCAGACAGGACCAGAAGGCTGCTTAAGCTTCCCGGGATTATATGGAGAAGTAGAGCGCAGCGATTTTGTTAAAGTCAGAGCTCAAAACCGAAAAGGCAAACCATTTGTCATAGAAGCAAATGGTTTTTTAGCTAGAGCGATCCAGCATGAAATCGATCACCTGCATGGAATCCTGTTTACTGCCAAGGTGAAAAAATATCTTAAAGAAGAAGAGTTAGAAGAATTGGAAGGATGATTGGCATGACAAGAATTGTTTTTATGGGAACGCCTGATTTTTCTGTTCCTGTTTTAAAAAGACTGGTGGCAGAAGACTATGAAGTTGTTGGGGTTGTAACTCAGCCTGACCGTCCTAAAGGCCGCAAAAAAACGTTAACACCTCCTCCTGTAAAAGTAGAAGCGGAAAAGCAGAATATTCCTGTGCTTCAGCCGGAAAAAATAAGAGATAAAAAAGAGCTTGAGCAGGTGCTTGCTCTTAAACCGGACCTGGTCGTAACCGCTGCATTCGGTCAAATTCTGCCGAATGAATTATTAGAAGCGCCGCAGTTCGGCTGCATAAATGTTCATGCATCATTGCTTCCTGAGCTAAGAGGCGGAGCGCCTATTCATTATTCCATCCTTCAGGGCAAAAAGAAAACGGGCATCACGATCATGTACATGGTTGAAAAACTTGATGCCGGTGATATCCTGACTCAGGCAGAGGTGACAATTGAAGAGCGTGATCATGTAGGCACTCTTCATGATAAATTGAGTGCTGCCGGAGCTGATCTTTTGGCAGAAACGATGCCTGCACTGCTTGAAGGAAAACTGACTCCCCGCAAGCAGGATAATGAAAAAGCAACATTCGCATCAAATATTAAGCGAGAACAAGAGAAAATTGACTGGACGAAAAGCGGCCAGGAAATCTATGATCACATCCGCGGTCTCCATCCATGGCCGGTTGCCTATACCCACCTGAATGGCCAGGCAGTAAAGATCTGGTGGGGTGAAAAAATCCCAAATAAAAATACAGCAGCACCCGGTACAGTAATTGGAATCGATTCTGATGGTATTGTTGTGGCAACTGGAGACAGCACGGCAATCAAAATTACAGAGCTGCAGCCATCAGGGAAGAAAAAGATGAGCGGAGAAGATTTTTTGAGAGGCACGCAAATGCAAGCAGGAATAAAGTTGGGAGAGCAAAATGAAGAAAACAAATAATGTCCGTGAGGTTGCTTTAGAAACACTGCTGACAATTGAAAAAAATCAGGCGTACAGTCATCTTCTTTTAAATTCCATGATAAAGAAGAACCATGTGAAGGAAATCGACATTCCGCTGCTGACTGAAATGGTGTATGGAACCCTGCAGCGCAAGGATACGATTGATTTTTACCTGGCGCCGTTTATGAAAAATGCCAAAAAAACTGAACAGTGGGTAATGAACCTGCTTCGCCTTTCTGTCTATCAAATGGTTTATTTGGACCGTGTGCCGGAGAGGGCCGTATTATTTGAAGCGGTGGAGATTGCCAAATCCCGGGGACATAAAGGAATTGCCTCTTTTGTAAATGGCATTTTAAGGTCGCTTCAGCGTGAAGGTGTTCCAGCCTTTGATTCTATAAAAGATGAAGCGGAACGGATTGCTGTGGAAACAAGCCATCCTGTCTGGCTTGTTCGGCGCTGGATCGCCCAGCTTGGAGCCGGCGAGACAAGAAAAATGTGCGAGGCAAACTTAACACCGCCAAGCGTGACCGCACGTGTGAATCAAATGAAGCAATCACCTGAGGAACTGATGGAAAGGCTTGCTGAAAAAGGGATTCAAACC contains these protein-coding regions:
- a CDS encoding calcium-translocating P-type ATPase, SERCA-type — encoded protein: MKWHEIGPEEVLQSINTSRENGLTEKDVQNRVKHHGFNELKEAEKPSAFLLFLEQFKDFMVLVLLAATLISGLLGEYIDAIAIIAIVLINGILGFFQERRAEKSLEALKEMSAPQVQALREGEWTRIQSKDLVPGDIVKFTSGDRIGADLRLIEAKSLEIEESALTGESLPVSKFTNALSDGHTGIGDLTNMAFMGTLVTRGNGVGVVVATGMNTAMGQIADLLQSAETLETPLQRRLEQLGKILIVVALALTFLVVAVGVIQGHELYDMFLAGVSLAVAAIPEGLPAIVTVALSLGVQRMIKQRSIVRKLPAVETLGCASVICSDKTGTMTQNKMTVTHIWSGGREWQLSGAGYQPKGEFFVNEQKVLVKDNKSLQQILTFGMLCNTANIYEKDDDYILDGDPTEGALVVAAMKAGLSKEALSKQFKIIEEFPFDSIRKMMSVIIEDKNGKRFVITKGAPDILLQKLDFVLWDEKQHYMSAKYETKINEAIDNLASQALRTIAVAFKPVSAQAIYHQHEAEKNLVFLGLQGMIDPPRPEVKQAVKECRQAGIKTVMITGDHVNTARAIAKQLDLLPANGKVIDGAALSAMPNEQLVQIVDGIYVFARVSPEHKLKIVKALQNRGHIVAMTGDGVNDAPAIKAADIGISMGITGTDVAKEASALILVDDNFATIKLAIKEGRNIYENIRKFIRYLLASNVGEILVMLFAMLLALPLPLVPIQILWVNLVTDGLPAMALGLDQPEGDLMQRKPRHHKEGVFARGLGWKVISRGFLIGIVTLAAFMIVYHRDPDNLIYAQTIAFATLVMAQLIHVFDCRSERSVFLRNPFENLYLVGAVISSVLLMLSVIYYAPMQPIFHTVPIMARDWLLVLGLSAIPTFLLAGSLLTRKKS
- a CDS encoding YicC family protein — encoded protein: MVCSMTGYGRSSIGNDKLTITAEMKSVNHRFFEINVRMPRQLMSIEDKIKKVISSIIYRGRVELYITIEGESLADRFIEVDWNLLDQYVQAAASMRNRYDLHNELQLSDLLELDNIFTIGEQEKGNEEIQSMIFEAVQDAAKKLKEMRSAEGAHLKSDLLKQLSILESYVSDIEKYAPQVVIRYKQRLEKKMAELSEGAIDESRIITEAALFADRADIAEEITRIRSHLSQFRETMQKEESIGRKLDFLVQELNREANTIGSKANDKDIAKCSVELKSVIERLKEQVQNIE
- a CDS encoding DUF370 domain-containing protein, which gives rise to MSIKLINIGFGNIVSANRIISIVSPESAPIKRIIQDARDRAMLIDATYGRRTRAVVIMDSDHIILSAVQPETVAHRLSNKDELTDEG
- the gmk gene encoding guanylate kinase; this translates as MKERGLLIVLSGPSGVGKGTVRKAIFSQNDTDFQYSISMTTRKPREGEVDGVDYFFKSKEEFEQLIKEERLLEWAEFVGNYYGTPIDYVEKTLSEGRDVFLEIEVQGALQVRKAFPEGLFIFLMPPSLSELKNRIVTRGTESQDIINNRMKVAKEEIEMMDAYDYVVENDQVDLACGRIRAIVTAEHCRRDRIALRYKKMLEVE
- the rpoZ gene encoding DNA-directed RNA polymerase subunit omega is translated as MLYPSIDKLMNKLDSKYTLVTVAARRAREMQENHDQQIVKPVSYKYVGKALEEINSGLLDYEKQD
- the coaBC gene encoding bifunctional phosphopantothenoylcysteine decarboxylase/phosphopantothenate--cysteine ligase CoaBC, with translation MKGKKILLCVSGGIAVYKAAALTSKIIQAGAEIKVIMTRSAREFVNPLTFQALSRNDVYFDTFDEKNPAVISHIDLADWADLVVVAPATANTIGKLANGIADDMLTTTLLATTAPVWIAPAMNVHMYDNPAVQKNILALSQYGYQFIEPSEGYLACGYVGKGRLEEPEKIVSLIEGFFAGKEIQPLKGRKVMITAGPTREKVDPVRYFTNHSSGKMGYAIAEAANQMGAEVILISGPVTIAPPSGVGVIKVESAEDMHQEVLKRYSEMDIVIKSAAVADYRPRNVSDQKMKKQDGPLTIEMERTKDILKDLGERKENQVLVGFAAETENVEDYALRKLRKKNLDMIVANNVTLAGAGFGTDTNIVTMYKKSGEKIELPVLSKQEVAKKILEEVSRFNKGV
- the priA gene encoding primosomal protein N', whose translation is MRFASVIVDVKAMQTDRAFDYRIPDKWTGFIKPGMRVIVPFGPRKVQGFVIGLKNESEFERVKPIAEVMDITPALTKELLGIGHWLTQTTLCFKISAFQAMLPAAMKAKYEKEIVLVSEEYRPNLHPKVLPWFQSRKSIYWKDIEKSDSVKEFQMEIERGVLEVIYQVKQKNKKKTQKYITSNTDLDELKKESDLCSAQAAKQKLILDYFIQNSGISVPLQELLLQLNITDSPVKTLIKKKLLREENIEVYRDPYEDRTFKKTESLALTAEQQTAITPILTSVEQNRHDVFLMYGVTGSGKTEVYLQSIEAVLRQGKEAIVLVPEISLTPQMVNRFKGRFGSLVAVLHSGLSVGEKYDEWRKIHRGEVKLVVGARSAVFAPFTNLGMIIIDEEHEGSYKQEENPRYHARDVAIYRAKFHECPVVLGSATPSLESFARAGKEVYQLLALKERVNNRPLPQVEVIDMRDELRSGNRTMFSSSLLEKLQDRMAKGEQSVLFLNKRGYSSFVMCRDCGCVTGCPHCDISLTYHKHGSQLKCHYCGHEEPMPKVCPECSSEHIRFFGTGTQRVEEELAKVLPEARIIRMDVDTTGRKGSHEKLLTQFGNKEADILLGTQMIAKGLDFPDVTLVGVLTADTMLHLPDFRSAEKTFQLLTQVSGRAGRHKLPGEVVIQSYSPEHYSIQLASHHDYDSFYNQEMLTRKQHAYPPFYYLALVTVSHPDLLKAVSVTEKIAKHLNQRLSDTVQILGPVASPIPRINDRYRYQCMIKYKREENLHASLKMIIERYQQDMNKNQLSISIDLNPNTLM
- the def gene encoding peptide deformylase; the protein is MAIKPIVLHPAEVLEQVCEPVTVFDRKLSKLLKDMYDTMIELDGVGLAAPQVGIPIQAAVVDIDDQHGTIELINPVIIEKRGSQTGPEGCLSFPGLYGEVERSDFVKVRAQNRKGKPFVIEANGFLARAIQHEIDHLHGILFTAKVKKYLKEEELEELEG
- the fmt gene encoding methionyl-tRNA formyltransferase — encoded protein: MTRIVFMGTPDFSVPVLKRLVAEDYEVVGVVTQPDRPKGRKKTLTPPPVKVEAEKQNIPVLQPEKIRDKKELEQVLALKPDLVVTAAFGQILPNELLEAPQFGCINVHASLLPELRGGAPIHYSILQGKKKTGITIMYMVEKLDAGDILTQAEVTIEERDHVGTLHDKLSAAGADLLAETMPALLEGKLTPRKQDNEKATFASNIKREQEKIDWTKSGQEIYDHIRGLHPWPVAYTHLNGQAVKIWWGEKIPNKNTAAPGTVIGIDSDGIVVATGDSTAIKITELQPSGKKKMSGEDFLRGTQMQAGIKLGEQNEENK